From Papaver somniferum cultivar HN1 unplaced genomic scaffold, ASM357369v1 unplaced-scaffold_99, whole genome shotgun sequence, the proteins below share one genomic window:
- the LOC113346335 gene encoding phosphatidylinositol 4-phosphate 5-kinase 7-like, with translation MEDQAPPMCPEDIIDISNEQVFANGDIYVGKFKGFLPHGEGKYTWSDGKIYEGQWEEGKMTGKGCMRWRSGATYEGGFSGGYLHGFGTLTGVDGSVYTGAWRMNVQHGTGIKDYSNSDFYEGSWKEGLQEGNGRYVWNTGNTYVGNWKAGNMCGRGVMMWANGDEFHGFWLDGLRHGSGLYSFANEGYYVGTWSRGLKDGQGTFYPTGSKVLSLPKLYRDLGRDGDNRSVLSHTSSVGAKEFKVWKRRITRSLSEKFLAGVRRKKSVRISNRSVSLHSDWCPGDSVKDVPLRERARALSLPFREGHDTVEEDNLVYVREYMQGVLIKESVQNYAEGMDNRSKMKNKLQDKETKKRPGEIIFKGHRSYYLMLNLQLGIRYTVGKITPVPMREVRSSDFGPRARIQMYFPRNGSQFTPPHYSIGFWWKDFCPMVFRNLREMFKIDAADYMMSICGSDGLRELSSPGKSGSIFYLSQDERFVIKTLRRQELMVLLKMLPNYYNHVQSYENTLITKFFGLHRIMLKGGRKVRFVVMGNMFRTELRIHRRFDLKGSSQGRCTDKQEIDENTTLKDLDLSYVFQMDKSWRESLFKQISLDSTFLESQGIIDYSLLLGVHFRAPQHLKVFSGSALTELSYSGSSKSHGMSSQELSVPPKGLLLVTHEPSSVSTEPGPHIRGSTLRASTAGNQEVDLLLPGTGRLRVQLGVNMPAQANCKLPHEEDDESTVDLIEVYDVVLYLGIIDILQEYNMKKKIEHTCKSFCYDPNTISAVEPHLYSKRFISFLEKVFPDQT, from the exons ATGGAAGACCAGGCACCACCAATGTGTCCGGAGGATATAATAGACAT ttcaaatgaACAGGTCTTTGCAAATGGAGACATCTATGTTGGTAAATTTAAGGGATTTCTTCCACATGGAGAGGGAAAATATACCTGGTCGGATGGAAAGATCTATGAAGGTCAGTGGGAGGAAGGCAAAATGACAGGAAAAGGTTGCATGAGATGGAGATCAGGAGCGACTTATGAAGGCGGTTTTTCTGGTGGTTACCTTCATGGTTTTGGTACCCTTACCGGTGTTGATGGGTCTGTATATACAGGGGCCTGGAGAATGAATGTACAGCATGGGACTGGTATAAAGGATTACTCCAACTCAGATTTTTATGAAGGCTCCTGGAAAGAGGGATTACAGGAAGGTAATGGTCGGTATGTATGGAATACTGGGAATACATATGTTGGAAACTGGAAAGCCGGAAATATGTGTGGTAGAGGGGTTATGATGTGGGCAAATGGTGATGAATTCCATGGCTTTTGGTTGGATGGATTGAGACACGGTTCGGGGTTGTACAGTTTTGCCAATGAAGGATATTATGTGGGAACATGGAGTAGGGGACTAAAGGACGGCCAAGGTACATTTTATCCTACTGGAAGCAAAGTTTTATCTTTACCCAAGTTGTACAGGGATCTTGGACGGGATGGTGATAATCGAAGTGTTCTCTCTCATACTTCATCAGTCGGTGCGAAGGAGTTTAAGGTTTGGAAACGGCGAATAACACGTAGTCTCTCTGAAAAATTCCTTGCTGGTGTTCGTAGGAAAAAATCAGTTCGGATATCAAATAGGTCTGTATCGCTGCACAGTGATTGGTGTCCCGGCGATTCTGTGAAAGATGTTCCACTGAGGGAAAGAGCTCGTGCCTTATCTTTACCATTTAGGGAAGGTCATGATACAGTGGAGGAGGATAATTTAGTATATGTAAGGGAATACATGCAAGGAGTCTTGATTAAGGAGAGTGTTCAGAATTATGCAGAAGGAATGGATAATAgaagtaaaatgaaaaataaattgcaagataaagaaacaaaaaaaaggcCAGGGGAAATTATTTTTAAAGGTCACAGGAGCTACTATTTGATGCTTAATCTCCAACTTGGTATCAG GTACACTGTTGGAAAGATCACGCCAGTGCCTATGCGTGAAGTTCGCTCATCTGATTTTGGACCTCGAGCTAGAATACAAATGTACTTCCCTAGAAATGGTTCACAATTTACTCCTCCGCATTATTCAATTGGTTTCTGGTGGAAGGACTTTTGCCCAATGGTATTTAG GAACTTGAGGGAGATGTTCAAGATTGATGCTGCTGATTACATGATGTCCATCTGTGGCAGCGATGGCCTGAGGGAGCTTTCTTCTCCTGGAAAAAGTGGCAGCATCTTTTATCTTTCCCAGGACGAAAGATTTGTTATTAAGACCTTAAGAAGACAAGAGTTGATG GTTCTTCTTAAAATGCTTCCAAACTATTACAATCATGTACAAAGCTATGAGAACACCCTCATAACAAAGTTTTTTGGGCTTCATCGGATAATGCTTAAAGGTGGACGGAAG GTGCGGTTTGTAGTAATGGGAAACATGTTCCGCACGGAATTACGAATTCACCGTCGTTTTGATTTGAAAGGTTCATCTCAAGGAAGATGCACAGATAAACAGGAAATTGATGAGAATACTACGTTGAAAGATCTTGATCTGTCTTATGTGTTTCAGATGGACAAATCATGGCGTGAATCCCTTTTTAA ACAAATATCATTAGATTCTACGTTTCTGGAGTCACAAGGCATAATCGATTATAGCCTCCTGCTAGGTGTACATTTTAGAGCTCCTCAGCACTTGAAGGTCTTCTCAGGCTCTGCCTTAACCGAGCTCAGCTACTCTGGTTCTTCAAAATCTCACG GTATGTCTTCCCAAGAACTCTCAGTTCCTCCTAAGGGCCTGCTCTTGGTTACCCATGAGCCAAGCTCTGTCAGTACTGAACCAGGTCCTCATATTAGAGGTAGTACATTGAGGGCATCCACTGCAGGCAACCAGGAAGTTGATCTTCTTTTACCTGGGACTGGCAG GTTGCGAGTCCAACTGGGAGTGAACATGCCAGCTCAAGCAAATTGCAAGCTTCctcatgaagaggatgatgaatcAACCGTCGATCTCATCGAGGTTTATGATGTTGTTCTCTATCTTGGTATTATTGACATATTGCAAGAATACAATATGAAAAAGAAAATCGAGCATACTTGCAAATCATTTTGTTATGACCCCAATACAATATCCGCTGTTGAACCCCATTTATATTCTAAGCGTTTTATCAGTTTCCTGGAGAAAGTTTTTCCGGATCAAACTTGA